In Bifidobacterium scardovii JCM 12489 = DSM 13734, the genomic stretch GGCGCTCGAAGTGTGGCCGGCCGAGCTGATCGGCGAGCTGCTGCCCCGCCACCTGGAGATCATCAAGGCGATCAACACCAACTTCCTCGCCGAGCTCGCCACCAAGACCCGCGACAAGGCCAAGATCAACCGCATGCGCATCGTCACCGAGGGCGACAACCCGCAGGTGCGCATGGCGTTCCTCGCCGTCGCCGGCGGCTCGCACGTCAACGGCGTGGCCGAGCTGCACTCCGAGCTGCTCAAGGACGTCACGCTGCGCGACTTCTCCGACCTGTATGGCGACAAGTTCACCAACGTGACCAACGGCGTGACCCCCCGTCGCTTCATCCGCCTCGCCAACCCGCGCCTGTCCGCGCTGATCACCGAGGGCCTGGGCACCGACAAGTGGCTGAGCGATCTCGAGCTGCTCAAGGGCCTTGAGCCGCTGGCCAAGGACGACGAGTTCGTCAAGAAGTTCGCCGCCGTCAAGCAGGCCAACAAGGTCGACTTCGCCAACTACGCGAAGCGCGAGTACGGCTTCGAGCTGGACCCGAACACCATGTTCAACACGATGGTCAAGCGCCTGCACGAGTACAAGCGCCAGTCGCTGAAGATCCTCGCCCTGATCGCCCGCTACGCGGACATCAAGTCTGGCAGGCTCTCCGCCGACGACGTGCTGCCGCGCACCGTGATCTTCGGCGCCAAGTCCGCTCCCGGCTACTACCTCGCCAAGATGACGATCCAGCTGATCAACAACGTCGCCCGGGTCGTCAACAACGATCCGGACGTCAAGGGCAAGCTGAGCGTGTACTTCCCGTGGAACTACAACGTGCGTCTCGCCCAGCACCTGATCCCCGCCACCGACCTTGACGAGCAGATCTCGCAGGCCGGCAAGGAGGCCTCGGGCACCGGCAACATGAAGTTCGCCCTCAACGGCGCGATGACCGTCGGCACGCTCGACGGCGCGAACGTCGAGATCCGCGAACGCGTCGGCGCCGAGAACTTCTTCCTCTTCGGCATGACCGTCGATGAGGTGGACAAGCTCTACGAGGAAGGCTACTCGCCGGCGAAGTACTACGAGGCCGATCCGCGCCTGAAGGCCGCCATCGACATGGTTTCCGACGGCACCTTCTCCAACGGCGACCGCAACACCTACGCGCCGCTCGTTGCCGACTGGCTCACCAAGGATTGGTTCATGACCCTCGCGGACTTCACCGCCTACTGCTCCATCCAGTCCGACATCGAGGCCCTGTACCGCGAGCCGCTCGAGTGGAACCGCAAGGCGCTCCTCAACGTCGCGAACTCCGGCTACTTCAGCTCCGACCGTTCGATCGAGGATTATCTGACTCGCATCTGGCACACCGGCCCGCTGGTCTGATGCACGTCTGCCCGGTGCGCCAGCTGCGAGACGGTATTTCTACCTCGCGCCTGTCGGCGCTCGGCGTCGCCTACAGACAGTCCGCTGGACTGTCTGCTTAACGGCTCCGCGCATCTGGCACACCGGCCCGCTGGCCTGATGCACGTCTGCCCGCTGGTCTGATGGCCTGACAGGCCGGTATTAGACCGACGTGATGTAATGCGTGGTCTCTTGTGGGTTTGCCCCGCTGAGTGAGTGCTCAGCGGGGCAAACCCACAAGAGACCACGCATTTTTCTTTGTTGGCGATGATGGGCGGAGCGGAGTGTCGGTCCTATAGGTGGTTTGCCTCGCTCGGCGCCTTCTCAGCGGGGTATCTCTTCTATCCTGTGGAAGCTAGGCCCCCGCTGGGGTTGTTGGTCGGCTGGGGTATGCCGATTTCGGCGTCGTAGGGCATAGCAAAAGCCCTGCGCGGCAAGCGATCTTGCGGCACAGGGCTTTACTACGGTTCGCGTATATGGTTCTCGGCGTGCGGAATCAGGCGGTGGCCGGAGCGGCTTCCTCTTCGCCGGCATCTTCCCCAGTATCCTTGGTCAGCCCCAGATCGACCGGAGACGAGCTGTTCTCCCAAGGCTCCTCCCACGGGTCGTAATCCGGATTCTGCTGCTTGTAGATGTACAGACCGACCAGGCCGGCGAGCAGCGCGCCGAACAGCAGCGCAAAGAACTTCCAACCGTTAGAAGACTTGTTCTCCATGACGGCTCCTTTCCCAATACTGGCTGGCCTGCCCATCCAAGCCAACTCTGCTCTCTATCTTAAGCCGAAGAATGTGACGATTGAGTGGATTTACGCGCCGCACGATTCTCGCCGCAACGGCTGCGCTCCGGCGAATCGCGCAATGATCGCCGTAATGCCCGGATGCCGCCGAGGGGCGGTTCGGGGCACTGGCCGATCACGAGACCGCGCGGTGGCGGATTCCGCGCTCGCGGGTGAGGGTCGACTACAGTAGAGACATGGCTTACCGATTCAACTTGTTCCCCGGCTCTCCGACCATACGCGATATGTTTTCCAAGCGTGCGATCCGCTACCAGTGGCGCGACAACGGACCGGTCATCACAACGGCGATCCTGCTGATCTGCGTGGCGGTGTGGATCGTCGAACTGCTGCTGTGGCTGCTATGGCCCAGCGGATTGAACGAACTGCTTGGTTTCGGCATGTTCCAGCCCATGCACGCCGTGAGCCGTCCGTGGACGTTCATCACCTCGATGTTCCTGCACCAGCCCACATCGCTGATGCACATCCTGTTCAACATGATTTCCCTATGGGCGGTGGCGCCCGTCCTCGAGCGCCTGATGGGCCATTGGCCGTTCCTCGCGCTCTACCTGCTGTCCGGCATCGGCGGCGGACTGGGCATGATGGCGTGGGGCGTGATCACCCCCAACGGGTCGGGGTGGCTGAACGCGTCCTATGGCGCATCCGGCGCGTTGTTCGGGCTATTCGCCAGCCTGCTGATCGTCTATCGGCGCATCGGCATCGACATCAGCTCGATGATGGTGTGGATGGTCATCAACTTCGCCATGCCGTTCGTGATGCGCAATATCGCGTGGCAGGCGCATGTCGGCGGCTTCCTGATCGGTGCGCTATTCACGTGGCTGTTGATTTCCGGAGCCCACTCGCTGCGTGGCAAGAGCCTCACCTACCGCACCGCGGTGTACGGCGCGATCGTGTTCGTGCTGCTGGTCGTGGCTGTTCTGCTGTGCGATATGGGTAACCCGGCCGAGTACTCAGCCTGCTGTTCCGCATGCCGTGAGACCATCACTGGATGAACGGGCCGCGCCCCCACGATTCAACGGAATCGTGGGGGCGCGGCCCGTTTGTTGTGGTGCCGTCGGCCGGTGCGTGACGGTCTTGGTGATGCACCGGTGAAGGACCGTTGGATGCAGTGAATTACATTCGTGTAGTTTTCCACATCATGTGGAAAAGGATGTGGATAACTTGGGTATAACTCGGGGATAACTGTGGATAGCAATGTGAATGGCTCGCTGGGAATGTTGTAAATTGCAGGGTTTTATGGGTTGTGCATAGTGTGCATAACACTCCCCATAGTTATCCACAATTGTGGATAACACATTGTGGATTGTGTATAAGTTGGGGATATAGAGTGGACAACCGGTGGATAAGTGGTGGATAACTTACCGAAAGCCCTGTAAAATCAAGGGTTTCTGATGTGGATAAGTAATGTGGACTACTGCACGCGCAGTAAAAATCACATGGTGAATCGTTACCTAATCACATATTGGACCATCGACGTCACGCATGGTGCTCGTCGCCGTCATGTCTGTCGCCCGGTACTCCTGCTGCTCCATCATGACCGTCCCGGTTGAGTCTGCGGCCGGTGATTCCCCGAACCGGTTACCATGGCTTACCATGACAACCATGGGCATTTCTCCTCAGACACAGGCCTTTATCGACGCGCATCGTACGGAAGACGTGCGTGATTTGGCGTTGCGGGCCAAGAAGAGCGAGGGACTGGACCTGCCGTTTGCGCTGGATCAGATCGCCGGCTGGCAGACCGCACGGCATAAGCTGCCGGAGTGGGCCGGCTGCGATGGGATCGTCTATCCCCCGCATCTGTCCATGGAACAGTGCTCATCGCAGTTCACCGCGCGGTACAAGGCGTCGGTCGCGCGGCGTCTCACGGCACCGGTCTCGGAACATGCCGACCGCGAACCGCCGCGTTCCGGCACGCTGGTGGATCTGACCGGTGGCTTCGGCGTCGACTGCTCCTATATGTCGCGCGAATTCAGCCATGCGGTCTATGTGGAGCGCCAGGAGCATCTCTGCGTGCTGGCCGTGCACAATATGAACGCGCTGGGTTTGCGCCATGTCGCCGTCGTCAACGCGGATGCGGAGGAGTATCTGCGTGCATTGACGGGCGAATCCGGCGATCGTCGCCCGGAATCCCATCAAGACCATTCGGATCATCTGCATTGCCCGGATCCGAACGCCCGGCAAGCCCAGGAACTCCGGCAGGATCGGGAATCCTCGTGGATAGGCGGCTCGCATCGGCAGGAGTCCGAGTCCGCGGATTCGCGCTCCACGGTTGTGCCGACTATACCGGCTGCAGCGTCTGCCGCGACGCCGGTATCGCTGATTTTTCTGGACCCGGCGCGGCGCGACGAGCACGGCGCGCGCACCTATGCGATCGAGGACTGCACACCGAACGTGCTGGAGTTGCGTGATCGGCTGCTGGCGGCGGCCCCCTGCGTCATGATCAAGCTGTCGCCGATGCTGGACTGGCGCAAGGCCGTGGCCGATTTCGGAGGAGCGGTCAGCGAGGTGCACATCGTCTCCACCGGCAACGAATGCAAGGAACTGCTGCTGGTGCTCCAGCGGCACGAGTCCGGAGCCGGGGACACCGGAACTGCCGATGCCGCCGGTAGCACCGGCGCGTACACTAGTACTGCTGCGGGCAACGCTGCCCCGGACAACTCAGCCCCGGGCAACCCGGCCGTCATCGCCGCAGCCGCCATGCATGGCCCCAGCCCCGATATCGCACCGGCATCGGATGGGACGCCGGGGAACCCCGATCCGCCGCTCACGCTGCGCGTATACTGCGTCAACGACGGGGACGTGGTGTCATATGACTACGATCCGAACGGCGCCTCGTCGGATCGTTCGCTGAGACTCGCACCGTTGCCGGAACCGATGGCATACCTGTACGAGCCGAATGCCTCCATCATGAAGGCCGGTTGCTTCGCGCTGGTGGAGAGGCGGTACGGCGTCGTCCAGATCGGCCCGGACAGCCATCTGTTCGTCGGCGCGCGGCGCATCGACGATTTTCCGGGGCGCGCGTTCGCCATCGACACAGTGACGGCGATGGGCAAAAGGGAGCGTAAGACCGCTCTTGCCGGCATCACCCGGGCGAACATCTCCGTGCGCAATTTCCCGCTCACCGCGCCTCAGCTGCGGGCCAAGCTCAAACTCGCGGATGGCGGCGACGTTTATCTGTTCGGCACGACCATGCAGGGAGGCCGGCATGTGCTCATCCGCGCGGCAAAGGTCCGTGCGGAAGCGTCGACGGACCGCTAGTAATCCTGTGTCTGGCTCCCCTCAGAGAGGGGAGCCAGACACGGCAAACGGCTAATACCGGCCCCTCGCATGCGTTGCGGCATACGAACGGCTCCCCTGCCATGGGAAGGGGAGCCGGGAGAATCTATCCTGTGGACGGCAGCAGGCCGGGGTTGGAACCGGACTCAGCGCCACCACATGGTCATGATGAAGCCGACCATGATGAACGCGAAGGCGATGACCAGATTCCAGAAGCTGATGTTCGGGATCGGATAGTTGCCGGTCAGGTAGTAGACGACGGCCCAGACCAGGCCGATGACCATCAGGGTGCAGAACAGCGGCACGAACCAGCGCGGATTCGACTTGGTGCCCTTGATGGTCTCCTCGACGCGCTTGGTGTTCTCGGCCTGGCGCTGCATCATGCGCTGCATCTGCGGGGTGAGCGCCGACTTGTCGGCGCTGGCGTTGAGCACGGCCTCCACCTGGTCCATCGGGACGCCGTAATCCTCATCATCGTCGGTCGCTGCGGCCGCGCCGTCGGTGGCGGCGACTGCCTTCTCATCGGCGTTCTTGGCGGCATCGGTGTCGGACTGCCAGTCCTTCTGCTCTTCCGAGTCGGTTTCGTGCAGCTGTGTATCTGCCATCAGCGTAGTCTCCTTTATATAGGCTAAAAGTCATAATAGTGGTTAGACTCGAAACTGGCGAATAGCGAGCCCATAATCAACTGAAACGGCGGAATATCCATGGCAAAGCACACCGGAAAGCACGGCGCGAAGCACTCATGGCTGGGCGGGGTCGCCGTGTTCGTGGTCGTCGCGTTGTCCGGGTACCTGCTGGCGGTCAATCTGCAGGTGAACCGCACCGCTTCGGTGTCGTCGGACACCGCCGACCTGATCGAGCAGCGCGTCAAGCGCGTCAACCAGCTGCAGGACGACATCTCCAAGCTGGGCTCGCAGATCGACACCTTCAAATCCATCGCGGGGGACGGCACCTCCGACGCCACCGGGATGGCCGACACCGGCACCAGCACCGAAAGCGCCGGATCGGGCACCACGCTGAAAGCTGTCGAAGGGCCGGGCGTGACGGTGACGCTGAACGATTCGCCGCTGTGGGAAAAGATGGTCGACAATTCCGGTTCGACATCGAACATCAACGACTATGTGATCCATCAGGAAGACATCGAATCCGTGGTGAACGCGCTGTGGGCCGGAGGCGCCGAGTCGATGATGATCCAGGACCAGCGCGTGCTGTTCAATTCCGCGGTGATCTGCCAGGGCAACGTGCTGCTGCTGCAGGGCAAGAAGTACTCGCCGCCGTACACGATATCGGCCATCGGGCCGGTCGATGATATGCTGCAGGCATTGAATGATTCGAAAGCGATCAAGATCTACAAGGAGTATGTCAGCGCATTCGGCGTAGGCTGGAAGGTCGAGACCAAGGACAAGCTGGAATTCCCCGAATCGGCGGCGCTGCTGCAGTCGCTGAAGTACTCAAGCGTTATTGATGATTCGAAAGAGACGAACGAACAGTGAGACACGCAAAGCAACCGCAGATGGATGGCGATGGGCGCGAGCGGTACGATCGCGAATCATATGACATGGCCGACCGGCTCGACCAGGTCAGCGACCCCGATGACGGCGGGTCGGAAGCCGCATGGGCGCAGTCGTGGCCGGAACGGGAGCCGGCGCGGCGCCGTCACAGGCCGTTCTGGGCCGTTATGGGCATCATCGCCGAAATCCTGTTGACCATGGCGGTCGTCTGCGCGCTGTACATCGCGTGGCTGCTGTGGTGGACCGGCGTAGAGGCCGAGCGGACGCAGCATGAGGTGCTGCAATCGGCGTCATGGTCCGATCCGGGCGAAGGCGACGCCGCCAAGATCGCGCAGGCGCAGGAGGGCGAACCTCCCGTCCAGCAGGATTCGGCGAACGAGGGGGATCTGATCGCGCAGATCTACATCCCGCGTTTCGGCGAGAACTGGCACCGCAACATCGTCGAGGGCACGTCGCTCGAGGAACTCAACAAGCACGGGCTCGGCCACTACGAGAACACGCAGTGGCCCGGGCAGCTCGGCAACTTCGCGATAGCCGGGCACCGCGACGGCTATGGCCAGCCGCTGGGCGACGTGGACAAGCTCCAGCCGGGCGATACGATCGTGATCCGCACCAAGGACTACTGGTACGTGTACCACTACACGAACTACGAGATCGTCAAGCCGGACGAGGTTCGCGTGATCGGCGCCGACCCGCAGCATCCGGGGGAGGCCCCGACCAAGCGCATGATCACGATGACCACCTGCGAGCCGAAGTACTCGACGCCGATCTACCGATGGATCAGCTACGGCGAGCTGACCTACTGGGCCAAGGTGTCCGACGGCACCCCAAAGGAGCTGACGGACGGTACGGCCGCCAGCGACGTCACCTTCGTCTCCAACGAGAAGACCTCATGGGCGGCGCAGCTTGACTCGCTGGTGCCGTTGATGCTTGGCGCATTGGCCGTGTATGCGGTGCTGTTCCTGGCGGCGCTCGCGGCATGGCGCTTCCCCGTGCTGCGCGAGATCCGCGACGGATACCGCCAGCGCCCGGAGGCGAGCATCTACGGATGGCTGATCCGCCACCAGCCGGGCGTGCTGCCGGTGCGCTTCGTGTTGCTCGCGCTGCTGCTGTTCGCCGCTGCGGTCGCGCTGTTCCAATGGGGATTCCCGTGGGCGGCCTCGAACATCCCGGCGCTGCGCGCGATGTCGAATTACTCGGTGTCGTGAGGCGGCGCTGAGGCTTGGCCGGGGTGCCGATGAGGTGCCGCTGAGGCTGCGTTGCGCCGTAATATGCCGTCCCCGGCCGTGGATTGAGCGGTAGGTGCGAGTTGTCGGTGCGCGGAAACGGAGAGTGGCTGTTCTCGGCGTGATTTTCTATCGTTTTTCGATAGATTTCGCTCGATAAACGGTTGGGGCTACACAGTCGCGCACCGACAACTCGAACTTTTGATGCATTTTCCCGTTCCGGGGGCCTCCGGGCGATACACTGGGCGGCAGGGTGTCGGCGCGATGGCGCCGACGTGTCTGGCAAGGAGCACTATGACGGATTCGGCGCATATTCTGGTGGTCGACAACTACGATTCGTTCGTGTACACGATCGTTGGGTACCTCAAGACCTTGGGCGCAACGGTGGATGTGGTGCGCAACGACGCGATCGACCCCGCACAGCCGCAGGTGCTCGACGGC encodes the following:
- a CDS encoding DUF881 domain-containing protein, giving the protein MAKHTGKHGAKHSWLGGVAVFVVVALSGYLLAVNLQVNRTASVSSDTADLIEQRVKRVNQLQDDISKLGSQIDTFKSIAGDGTSDATGMADTGTSTESAGSGTTLKAVEGPGVTVTLNDSPLWEKMVDNSGSTSNINDYVIHQEDIESVVNALWAGGAESMMIQDQRVLFNSAVICQGNVLLLQGKKYSPPYTISAIGPVDDMLQALNDSKAIKIYKEYVSAFGVGWKVETKDKLEFPESAALLQSLKYSSVIDDSKETNEQ
- a CDS encoding rhomboid family intramembrane serine protease encodes the protein MAYRFNLFPGSPTIRDMFSKRAIRYQWRDNGPVITTAILLICVAVWIVELLLWLLWPSGLNELLGFGMFQPMHAVSRPWTFITSMFLHQPTSLMHILFNMISLWAVAPVLERLMGHWPFLALYLLSGIGGGLGMMAWGVITPNGSGWLNASYGASGALFGLFASLLIVYRRIGIDISSMMVWMVINFAMPFVMRNIAWQAHVGGFLIGALFTWLLISGAHSLRGKSLTYRTAVYGAIVFVLLVVAVLLCDMGNPAEYSACCSACRETITG
- a CDS encoding class E sortase; protein product: MGIIAEILLTMAVVCALYIAWLLWWTGVEAERTQHEVLQSASWSDPGEGDAAKIAQAQEGEPPVQQDSANEGDLIAQIYIPRFGENWHRNIVEGTSLEELNKHGLGHYENTQWPGQLGNFAIAGHRDGYGQPLGDVDKLQPGDTIVIRTKDYWYVYHYTNYEIVKPDEVRVIGADPQHPGEAPTKRMITMTTCEPKYSTPIYRWISYGELTYWAKVSDGTPKELTDGTAASDVTFVSNEKTSWAAQLDSLVPLMLGALAVYAVLFLAALAAWRFPVLREIRDGYRQRPEASIYGWLIRHQPGVLPVRFVLLALLLFAAAVALFQWGFPWAASNIPALRAMSNYSVS
- a CDS encoding THUMP-like domain-containing protein, which codes for MRDLALRAKKSEGLDLPFALDQIAGWQTARHKLPEWAGCDGIVYPPHLSMEQCSSQFTARYKASVARRLTAPVSEHADREPPRSGTLVDLTGGFGVDCSYMSREFSHAVYVERQEHLCVLAVHNMNALGLRHVAVVNADAEEYLRALTGESGDRRPESHQDHSDHLHCPDPNARQAQELRQDRESSWIGGSHRQESESADSRSTVVPTIPAAASAATPVSLIFLDPARRDEHGARTYAIEDCTPNVLELRDRLLAAAPCVMIKLSPMLDWRKAVADFGGAVSEVHIVSTGNECKELLLVLQRHESGAGDTGTADAAGSTGAYTSTAAGNAAPDNSAPGNPAVIAAAAMHGPSPDIAPASDGTPGNPDPPLTLRVYCVNDGDVVSYDYDPNGASSDRSLRLAPLPEPMAYLYEPNASIMKAGCFALVERRYGVVQIGPDSHLFVGARRIDDFPGRAFAIDTVTAMGKRERKTALAGITRANISVRNFPLTAPQLRAKLKLADGGDVYLFGTTMQGGRHVLIRAAKVRAEASTDR
- the crgA gene encoding cell division protein CrgA gives rise to the protein MADTQLHETDSEEQKDWQSDTDAAKNADEKAVAATDGAAAATDDDEDYGVPMDQVEAVLNASADKSALTPQMQRMMQRQAENTKRVEETIKGTKSNPRWFVPLFCTLMVIGLVWAVVYYLTGNYPIPNISFWNLVIAFAFIMVGFIMTMWWR
- a CDS encoding glycogen/starch/alpha-glucan phosphorylase, yielding MTGITAPKSPVTTAEFADGIREQLKYAQGVTPEQATPADVYVASSLVVRHYLQDAWFKTQQDMINGSTKAVGYLSAEFLIGKQLRNALLNAGMLDQFDEAVESLGFKPQDVVDAEYEPALGNGGLGRLAACFIDSLASLGVPAFGYGIQYKYGIFKQEFDKDGKQVEKPEYWQANEEPWGHVDYNRSQRVNFGGKVVTRPDGSKEWQPEWSVRAVPVDYMVPGYASGRVNTLRLWSARSYDEFDLATFNKSDYLNAVKPQVAAENISKILYPEDSTPQGKALRLEQQYFFVAASIHDAIRVFYPGQDKPDLTTFPDKICFQLNDTHPVIGIPELMRVLIDEYGYTWDVAWDITTRTFNYTCHTLLPEALEVWPAELIGELLPRHLEIIKAINTNFLAELATKTRDKAKINRMRIVTEGDNPQVRMAFLAVAGGSHVNGVAELHSELLKDVTLRDFSDLYGDKFTNVTNGVTPRRFIRLANPRLSALITEGLGTDKWLSDLELLKGLEPLAKDDEFVKKFAAVKQANKVDFANYAKREYGFELDPNTMFNTMVKRLHEYKRQSLKILALIARYADIKSGRLSADDVLPRTVIFGAKSAPGYYLAKMTIQLINNVARVVNNDPDVKGKLSVYFPWNYNVRLAQHLIPATDLDEQISQAGKEASGTGNMKFALNGAMTVGTLDGANVEIRERVGAENFFLFGMTVDEVDKLYEEGYSPAKYYEADPRLKAAIDMVSDGTFSNGDRNTYAPLVADWLTKDWFMTLADFTAYCSIQSDIEALYREPLEWNRKALLNVANSGYFSSDRSIEDYLTRIWHTGPLV